In Syngnathus scovelli strain Florida chromosome 11, RoL_Ssco_1.2, whole genome shotgun sequence, one DNA window encodes the following:
- the LOC125977575 gene encoding odorant receptor 131-2-like, whose protein sequence is MNSSDNASSPQQVALRDSLVSAVVKNLLVVLLWFLLQYINATLLATFFKHQTFHEEPRYILFIHMVINDSAQLSFSVTLFLLSYIVFHIRVPLCCVFILLTVFSTRNTPLNLAAMAAERYVAICRPLRHHQLCTARRTYLTILLIWLVSVAPEVTDLFLTVASQPPGFFLGYVFCVRSNVFPDALMMHKRIAFDCFYFLCVFLTLVFTYINILRAARSASAQKGLAERARNTVLLHGVQLAMCLLAYVSPGVELLLLLIFPGHMREIRYVGYLLVNILPRFLSPVIYGIRDDKFRRYLDETQRSCFAPLRPRKRPPGGDVSR, encoded by the exons ATGAACTCTTCAGACAACGCAAGTTCCCCACAGCAG gTGGCTCTGAGGGACAGTCTTGTGTCTGCAGTCGTTAAAAACCTCCTGGTGGTTCTTCTGTGGTTCTTGCTCCAGTACATCAATGCCACCTTGCTCGCCACCTTCTTCAAACACCAG ACATTTCATGAGGAGCCCCGCTACATCCTGTTCATTCACATGGTGATCAACGACAGCGCCCAGCTGAGCTTCAGCGTCACCCTCTTCCTGCTCAGCTACATCGTGTTCCACATCCGTGTGCCCCTGTGCTGCGTGTTCATCCTGCTGACCGTGTTCAGCACCAGAAACACGCCGCTCAACCTGGCTGCCATGGCGGCCGAGCGCTACGTGGCCATCTGCAGGCCTCTAAGGCACCACCAGCTGTGCACGGCCCGGAGGACCTACCTGACCATCCTGCTCATTTGGTTGGTCAGTGTGGCCCCTGAGGTCACTGACCTCTTTCTCACCGTGGCCAGCCAGCCCCCGGGCTTCTTCCTGGGCTACGTCTTCTGCGTGCGCTCAAACGTCTTCCCGGACGCCCTCATGATGCACAAGCGCATCGCCTTCGATTGCTTTTATTTCCTGTGCGTCTTCCTCACGCTGGTGTTCACCTACATCAACATCCTGAGGGCGGCGCGCTCGGCCTCAGCCCAGAAGGGTCTGGCCGAGAGGGCCCGCAACACGGTCCTGCTGCACGGCGTCCAGCTGGCCATGTGCTTGCTGGCCTATGTGTCACCCGGTGTagagctgctactgctgctgatcTTCCCGGGCCACATGCGGGAGATCCGCTACGTGGGCTACCTGCTGGTCAACATACTGCCCCGCTTCCTCAGCCCCGTGATCTACGGCATCCGTGACGACAAATTCCGTAGATACCTCGACGAAACGCAGAGATCCTGCTTCGCGCCGCTCAGGCCCAGGAAGAGGCCGCCAGGGGGCGACGTGTCCCGCTGA
- the LOC125977577 gene encoding odorant receptor 131-2-like — translation MGDAALANASVVIQYRDSLSKAVLKNVLVLAISLSINYINASLMYTFCKHQIFYSNPRYVLFFTLVVNDMIQMSVGVILFVVSYTLYRISVLSCAPFILMAIITTENTPLILACMAGECYVAVCLPLHHARICTLRRTLLLIALIFTISVISALPDLFVTLATEPLDFFSSRIFCLRETAFPNPLLAQKRDITYIVYLVLVWSVIFFTYFKILFTAQTASKDAKKARRTIVLHGVQVLLCMTIYAVPLVQDALLRVFPRNYSDSLFACHIVVQMLPRSISPIIYGVRDKCFRKYLKHYLVCRTAPHGAHCT, via the exons ATGGGCGACGCCGCCTTGGCCAACGCCAGTGTGGTCATCCAATACCGAGACTCGCTCAGCAAAGCGGTCCTCAAGAATGTGCTGGTGCTCGCTATCAGCCTGTCCATCAACTACATCAACGCCAGCCTCATGTACACCTTCTGCAAGCACCAG ATCTTCTACTCCAATCCTCGCTACGTCCTCTTCTTCACCCTGGTGGTCAACGACATGATCCAGATGAGCGTGGGTGTCATCCTCTTTGTGGTCAGCTACACCCTGTACAGGATCAGCGTCCTATCGTGCGCCCCCTTCATTCTGATGGCCATCATCACCACTGAGAACACGCCCCTCATCCTGGCATGCATGGCAGGCGAGTGCTACGTGGCCGTGTGCCTGCCGCTTCACCACGCCCGCATCTGCACGCTCAGAAGGACCCTACTCCTCATCGCCTTGATTTTTACCATCAGCGTCATCTCCGCCTTACCGGATCTCTTTGTCACGCTGGCCACTGAGCCTCTGGATTTCTTCTCCTCCAGAATCTTCTGCCTCCGAGAGACGGCCTTCCCCAATCCGTTGTTGGCACAGAAGCGGGACATAACCTACATCGTCTACCTGGTCCTGGTGTGGTCAGTTATCTTCTTCACGTACTTCAAGATCCTCTTCACGGCCCAAACGGCCAGCAAGGACGCCAAGAAGGCTCGGCGGACCATCGTTCTGCATGGTGTTCAAGTTCTACTGTGCATGACCATCTACGCCGTGCCCCTGGTCCAGGACGCGCTCCTGCGCGTCTTCCCCAGGAACTATTCGGACTCGCTGTTCGCTTGCCACATCGTGGTTCAGATGTTGCCCCGCTCCATCAGCCCCATCATATACGGTGTGCGGGACAAGTGCTTCAGGAAGTACCTCAAACACTACCTGGTGTGCAGGACTGCGCCCCACGGTGCCCACTGCACCTGA